CACTTGTGTGCTAATTTTACGAGTTATTTCCGTTCCCATTGAGTTTTGTAATGATGTCACCATGTTTGCTCACCCATATATAATGCAATTTTCTGTTCAACTACAGTGAGTATCCATATAACTGTTCATCCATGTTCTATTGTGCTTCTTCCCATTTAGGGTGgtggttgagctggagcctattccagctgactctcTGGGTGAAATGTGGGGTACGCCCTGGTCTGGTcatcagtcaatcgcagggtaaAAATAGACTAACAAGccttcacaatcacattcacgcCCATAGATCATTTAGAATTTAcccaatatgcatgtttttgcagcCTGGGTGAAAGCAGGAGTACCCAGGAAAAAACTGCCCAAGCACAAGAAGAGTATGCAAACTTTACACCAGAAGGCCAGAACTGAAATTCAAACCCCCCGGAACTGTGAGATAGACGTGCTTACCACAAGGACACCATGCTGCCCTAGTATAactattttattcaaattaacTCATACATGTGAAAATATTCTAAAAATGATTTATCACAcatcatgaggaaagaaatAAGTGTGTTGTGTATTTGAGATGACCAACGCTCACACCAAACACTCAATGATATAACGATAACTCCCCCGACAATCGGGATTTTGGTCTGGTGTGGTAATCCACAAAAGTTGAATTAAGGAAATTTGACCTTTCTTGTTTGTTAAAGACGTTTCACCTTGAATCCGAAAAGCTTCTTCAGTTACGAATTTTAGGAGTGCAATCTCCCTATTTATGTTTTGGTGGGTGTCTCCTCGGGGTGGtcacaagtgtgtttttgttaacAAATGACTGTACTGCATACGAATTGGTCATTCGCTTGCTTGAAGTTACAATATTTTACAggttaaatatttacaattgttgatccgaccattttctgagcagatcgtGCAGCAAAAATCTCTTTATACAACCCACACCATAGAATAATCGCTGAGGGTAATCTTTCAGACACACCAGAGAATTGGGCCTTTGCTAACTTTAATAGCAAGGGAGGCAAAATGCACAAAGATGGAGTGGTTGTGGATACGTGGGTACCCTGATTTGGTTGCAGTCTGTCTCAAGATGGCTACCTTCTGTTGTCTCACATGACATGCCTCctaaatttcaaaaacaaaccatccattttctacaccgcttctcTGTGACGTCAGCAGAAATTAAAGAGCAAAGGGACATTTCAGCTTGAATGTCAGTCAGTGTGGAATGCCTCGCTGTGAATTGTACCCAATAGCAGCTTTTTGTAAGAATTGTGCATTCTGTTACCACGCGTATAATAAAGCGACTGAAGTGCATCGGTAACTGTGTCGGCCTCGAAGTATATACGGGACACTACAATACTGTCTTaaaacgcaatataacagcacacaactgttcCACAAATATCATCTCAGATAAGTataagatgacaaaaaagaaaacactacaaatataataaaatataatactcaccagagatgctggttattaaatgtattcatgcgTACAGATTGCTACAGACCTGTTTTTCTCGTTGAACTTGGCTTTCTCTGATCAACCTATCAGAGGAATGAAAAATTCTGAAGTCATCGAGGGTCAGTGCTCTGGCCCTGAATTTGAAATCGTATtgattaaagaaacagtcccatggCTAATATACGTTAAGTCAGTGCTTCTCAACTGGTGCgtcaggacccaaaagtgggaTACAGACCCATTTTGGGTGTGTCGCAGAAagctagtaaaataaaaaaaatacatctattCCTATCCTGATTTTTCCGCCACAGTACAGAGATGTACTAAGTTCCCACGCGTTACATTgtaggaaagtgacaagaaatgttactaGTTCTCTAGCCTCGagtttactctgtaaacaaatacagtacagctcAGTCTTTGGCTAGTGGACATCATGGCAAGCAATACACTTTTGGAGATACAGCACTCATTTGAAACATATAAAATACACTGTACAATGTACATGTTTTCAGacgatatttgaaaaaaatttttttttattgtttttaacttctATGAAAGTGGGTCGAGAAAAAggacatggtggacgactggttagagcatcagcctcacagttctgaggacccgggttcaatccccggtcccgcctgtgtggagtttgcatgttctccccgtgcctgcgtgggttttctccgggcactacggtttcctcccaaatcccaaaaacatgcattaattggagactcaaaattgcccgtaggtgtgaatgtgagtgcgaatggttgtttgtttctatgtgccctgcgattggctggcaaccagttcagggtgtaccccgcctcctgcccgatgacagctgggataggctccagcacgcccgcgagcctagtgaggagaagctgctcagaaaacggatggatggatgattaaaaaGGTTAGATTGTCATGGCAATTCATGACAAATCTTTTTGCACCCAAAACAATCTAACATACATTGAGTGGAAGCAGTTCAGCAAAAACAAACGCTCCGAAGTGCAGCGAATAGACGAAATGGGTATAAtttcatgaaacaaatgtttgaatttaggttgtaaatgtaagaGATTTTGCATTGTCACCTGTAGTAATATCTGCTCGTGAATATCAACACAGTACTGTGCACACTAGTAAGATATTTAGCATCACCTTTTTAACACGGTTTTGTTTAACAGGTGATGTCAGTTAAAAGTTTAGAGGTGAGGTTTCTGTTGTGACGTCTGTTGACCAACATGGTTGTTTATCGCAGCGTCACCCCCGGATTGGTGGAGTCGGACCAATGAGCGCCAAGAGCTGACACGACGTCACGGGTCCGATTTTGTGCGCGAGACTGCTCACTTGGCGGTTTGAGTGCAAGAAAACAACTTGAGACTTGAGAGCACAACCACCATTTGAGTTCTTCAAACACTGCTGGGTGAGAACAATGCTTTGCGCGACCGTTTAAATAGGCATTCAGACGGCTCACGCATTGTGTAGATAAGCCTCGGAGGCTTTTGAAACAtctcaaaaagtcaatttgagGTAAATGGAACGTTGACATGGTCGCTGTGCTGTGCTCGACACGACAATGGAACGTTACACCTGGAGCGAGGCGCGACTTTTCATTTCACCGTCGTACTATACAAATATATCGGTCTAACTTTGGTTTTCACTCTTTAATCGGATATTCTTCACATGCGTTTGTGAAAATTTGGCCTTTTTTGTAATTCTATCACTTGCCCCCCGCCATGTTTGTaatcccccccacaaaaaaaaataataaaaaaattgcaagcaGCCATTGTTTGTCTCAAACCTGCGAAGACGTCGGTGAACCTGAGCACTATGTTTTGACTTTAAGTcgtgattcaattcaaatatattgcACCTAAAGGTTTAAAAAGCAAACAGTTGTtttagattaaatgcaaatgtttttaactTAATTGTTGAATACTACGCAACTGTACttggagttttttttgtgtataattCGATTGGTACTAGTACCGCACTTTGAGAATCCGTTTGAAGGTATACTCGCATGCTTGACCGATGGTCTGTCAAAACACGAGATCTTTGCTGTTAGTTTGAGCACATTTGCTGCTTCTGCAGAAAGGCAATGGAGAACCACAGACCGCTTGTGGTTTGAATagaaaattatatattacttgttttaatttacagtgtttgtttgttctttccACTAGTGATTTCATACGGGCAACCTCTCAGCTGAAATGGCAAACATTACAGGTGAGTGCAACGCAATGGTTTGTACTGTGCTGCCATGTGAGAATGTTTGAAGAAGAGTTAGACTTAACAAATATTTAGTGGCAAAAAACTACAGCAGGTTTGAATTACTTATTTGAACGCTTTCCCCCTAAATAAGTAAtgcaaagttaatttgatgtatttaatttataaaataaacgGTACCCTGAAGTCCTTTTAATGTGTTTGGGGTGATATACTGCAGCACTGAGTCACTTGTGGATCTGTTATGGTTtggacatgtaaaaaaaattacaatacaaaacaaacttTACTCCTTGGTAGAAATTAGGGCTTTGCAATTTTCTTGGGACAAGAAAACCAAGTTGTCTTGGCCCAGCTTagtaaattgttttcttttgaccTCTGACAAAGCAGTGACCCTGAATGATAGCCGAAAGCCAGGTTAACCCCCTGATTGCAGCAAGTTGGTCAGTCAGATTCCATGGTCGCTCTTGTCTTCTCCAGCAATATAGAAGCAGGGTGGTTAATTTAACTGGTCAATCGAGAGAGAGGCTTAAATTGAATTCAGCCAGTTGTTTATCAAGTAAATGTCAAGGCGTCTGATTACACGGAATGAAATATCACAAGGAGTCACCCTTGTATTGATCTTAACGTAGCTTAAGTAGTCAGCTCCTACATGTGTCGTTTTGCAGATATCCAAGTCAAGGAGCTGAACAAACGTGCGTCGGGTCACGCGTTTGAGCTCATCCTGAGACCCACCTCTCCTGACGCAAAAGTGCCATTTCCACAGTCCCCTGTCAAAAAGAAGGCAACATCGCTGGATGAGATTATGAAGAAGCTGGAGGCTGCTGATGAGAGACGCAAGGTATCTACAAAATGAGTTGTTTAAAGAGCTAAGGGATGGACATTTGACGACATTTCCCTGATCAACTCTGGGTAAAAGGATCATGAATAGGTTAATTATTTACAGCTTGTTAGTTGCCCTAAataccagttcagagtgtacatCGTCTCTCACCTaaaatcagatgggataggctccagcacacccacaactctagtgaggataagcggtatttcTGTTAATTTTCGAGAACAGAACATGCTCCAAAATGTTTATTCACGCTGATTTTGccaaaataaatagtttttccttttttaaaagacaTGAATTAaataagtgcaaaaaaaaactgaggttCAACAAGTCTTGATATCGCTGGCGTTGGGTGTATGTGCATATTTGgtcaaatttcatattttttcacaaatcccaACATGGgtctgtttaaaataaataaaaaaaaatactgactaaccttaaatgttgaaaatagcttgctCTCCTTGACGATGCAATATTTATGGcgcaacaaatgtttttgggggttcctgaaaagtgattgtTTAGGAGATGTCCTGCAGTTGTAAGCACAGATGAAGTACAGTAATGCAGAGATGCTAACTTTGCTAGCTGTGCGCTAACTTGATGAACCTGGATAAAATGTTCTTTCTGTCACTGTTTAGCTTCTCAGTCGAGTACTTTAACAATCTAATTTCACAATGTTCTCAACTGTTTCTATTACAGTGTCATATTGAGCATATTGTGGTACCTGGAGTTCAACTATAGTGACAGTCTGCGTGGATGTCTGCCTTAGCTGACAACGTTCTCCTTCAGGCCACAACTAATTTGAGACAAATAGTGCACTCTATTTTGCTTCAATTGCTACAAAATGCatataattgcaaaaaaaacaaaacaaaaagaaatcaacTCCTTCAAATGTTATGTCCATCCTTGGAACTAACATCTTAAGCCAGAGCTCTCGATAGACCGCAGATTCCTGCCAAGGTTAAAAAACAACCATGCCAGACTAAGCTAGGAGGGCTGAGAAACGAGAGCACGAGCTTAGCTATCTTAGCTGCAATAATGTAATGCTGTACATGAGAGGAATAGTGTTGATCAAGTTGTTCTTTGGTCAATAAGAGAGATTAGTactaacttaaaaaaaagtcgCACAGTTAAGTGTttcactccagtcctgtaggtggtgGTAATGCACTTAACAAAGCggttaacaaaaagaaaaagcctaCTCCAGTACGCTGGACCCCTACTGTTTGCGGAAATCTGCAGGTAATTGACGCCCTTTGTAATTGCGTcgagagaaggaaaaaaaaatgtagcccaaaaaattcttgaataagcaagAATAGACAACTGTTTTTTGAGTTGGTTTcgccccaaaaaattaaaacaaaaaggaaaaattattttattattattttttttaattgggggGCGGTTAGCAGATAGGTGAATCCACGGGGGTCCgctgtacataaatacaaaatctgattggttcaaTGTAAGAGTTTCTTACCCTATCACACTCATCCACAATGCCTGTAGAATTGTAGAAATCCAAATGCATAAATGTAGGCAAAAGCGCAATCGCCTGTCTTGTACTTAACAATCAACAgcaccttgttgttgttgttttctttaagaACCATGAGGCTGAATTACTGAAAAACCTAGCGGAGAAACGAGAGCACGAGAAGGACGTGATCCAGAGAGCCATAGACGAATGCTGCAACTTTACCAAGAATACACAGGAGAAGCTTACTCAGAAAATGCTGGCTGCAGAAGAGAGACACAAGGTAAGTTCAGAAACAACATGAATTGATGGAGTAATGCAagccacaaacacacattgcTACATTAGTCAAATACTGGacaagttaaacaaaaatacaatgttgtctttttgtgagaTCCATGAAGCTGAAGTGCTGAAAAATCTGAAGGAGAAAAGAGAGCGTGATAAGGAAGTGCTCCAGAGGGCCATTGACGAAGGCTGCAACTTCAGCAAGTCCACTCAGGAGAAGCTCACTCAGAAGCTGCTGGCTGCGGAAGAGCGATACAAGGTAAGTTCAGAAACAACACAAActgataaaataacaaaactctTTACCAAGGTGAAACACTGACTTTTGTCTTGTCAGAGCCATGAGGCTGAAGTGCTGAAGCAGTTGGCTGAGAAACGAGAGCACGAGAGAGAAGTGCTCCAGAGGGTCTTTGACGAATGTTGCAACTTCATGAAGACCACTCAGGAGAAGCTTAATCAGAAGATGGAAGCAAAGAGAGACAACCGCGAAGCGCGATTGGCTGCTCTCGATAAGAAACTTAAGGATAAGGTACAGTGCTGGTGACGTCAGTCTTGAAAGTTGGAAACAAACTGttacaaaaacacaactttGTAATCCTTTTCCTTTCAAACAGGATAAGAAGATTGAAGAATTGAAGAAGACAAGGGCCTGAAGATGGAAAGAGAAACAATGTATTCATGCAGCTCCAAGATAATCGTTGCATTACATTTACTGTGCTAGTTCCAGCATAAGATTTAGTGCCTCTTTCTGAGAGATTCCCGTTGGCAGCTGATTACACTGTAGTGTTTGTGGTGGTAACTGTTTTTCTATCGGAGGGCATTCCAATTGGTATAATGGTCCAAATAGTCAGCACttctgacatgtttgtttaAAGTTGCAGGTACTGTTCTTTTCCTGATCCTTCTCTGCCTTTAGTGACCCTGTTTGTATTCATGCAGTATGACAAGTAAACTTGAGGTGGATAAATGGATATTATTGTGGCACATTTATTTGAGCTCCTGGCTATTTTTCCTGTTGACACCTAGTGGCAGAATCAATCTGGCAAGGGTCTGGCTTTACTTCCCTTtttactcattcactgccagtcttcccagttaacatggatatttgacttctaaagctgtcaatggcagtgaatttaaagaaaaataatgcattggatatatatttttttgtgacccatattttcagtacttttttatTTGGCATTTACCATGATTATATGTTTACCTAAGACTATGGCAAATATGTATTACATAATAAAatcatgtttgtttatatgtgccctgtgattggctggcgaccagttcagggtgtaccccacctcttgccggatgatggctgggataggctccaggacacccgcgaccctagtgaggataagcggaatggaagatgaatgaatgaataataaaatcattagatttttttctgtaatgATGGAGGAAGGAAAATTAGTGCAGGCTAAGAGTGATTGGGGCACTCATTCCGATTATGTTGCgaagaaaatgtccaaatgtgtGCACACATAAGATATCATgcaaaaatgataaataaattagCACTCTCTGTAAAATGATACCTGGCTGGTATTTTATGGGCAACTGTTCCTAGCTACACCACAGTGTCCACAATTCCCTGAtttcaaacaaatcatgtgtAACTCGTTGAAATATTCTTTCACAGTAGGTAATATGATGTCATGCAAGTATACGCATTTGcagattgatttattattattttttccccaatgcaattataatggacaattttctGTGGGTTTTTGCTATTCGAGGTCCCGACCAGCACCCCCAGGGTAGCAAAACAGATGCTCGGTGTCCTCCTATCTAGTTACTCGGCAAACATTGACGCGATCGTCTAGGTCTGTCCAGATCTGATCGTGCGTACTGGTTTAGTGGTTCAATTTGGTACAATGTTTCACCTCTTTTCGGATTGTAGGAAGTGGGGGCACCTTAACTTTGCTCTTAATGTAGCCTGAAAGGAAGAAGTCAGAAATGGTTAGTTCTAGTGACGTTGTGGGCAAGTTGTAGAATACCTGATCACCTTGTCCAGCATGACCAATCCATCTGTTTGCCATGTGCTCATTGAGAAATCTGACAGCGACCAAAACGGTTGACACTTAGCCTGTCAACCGAAACACTGTTCAGTAGTTACATCTTGACAAGTCCTTGCAAGTTGAAGGAATGTAGACTTGTTAACTAATTGTCTCAGGGCAACTGTAACTGTCAGTTAAATTATCTCACTCAGAGCTAAAAATAAGAATGCATGTCTCTACTTAAGACTATGAGCACAGTGTACAGTATGAATAAAAATTTCCATTAGGTGTCTAATATTTTTCCAttccattccaaaaaaataaaaaattccattgaacttcatattcattgtattaagtAGATGTTATGGTGTTCTAAGTATATGTTATGGTGTTATTAACAATTGTTAGAATGTATATTGGtcatgctatatatatatattaagcaAGCACACAATGTACATGCAAGCAAAATATAtgagcttgctgacagggtggacatttttggtgaAAGTTAGCATTAAATTAGCACATGGGAACCTTAGCATCATGATTCAGATAGCAAGCTGACTAGTTTCATAAATATATTTCGGTTTTCTGAAAGTTTTGTTTTATATCAATTAATATTTCATTATGAtagagtggacatgttaagcttgacaGCATCAAACTATGCACTCTTTTTCAGGCTCCACTGAAAAAAGACGATGCTGGTTGTAATGTCACTGAAATAATCAGAGGGTttcttaaaacacattcactgccattgacggctttagaagtcaaatatatgttaactgggaaggctggcagtgaatgagattTATATTTAAAGGGGTAGTTAACCCATAGTGAATGGATGGACAGCAATTTTAGGGACATGCAAAATGTCCAATATGATTATGAAAATGGAATCATGGAAAcatgataaaaatgacttgTCAATTAAGTTGTTgtggacagaaaaaaacatggaaagaaaataatttagtATCATTTAACCACATGCACTTTAGTAAGCAGAAAACTGTGAGACAAACCAATATAATGTACATCCAATTATAAAAATATGGTATAACATGAAGGAAACATTTTGAGAGAGTTGTTGTACTagtgtgtgtgcaaatatttgGCCACTTACAATGTGACCTCACTTTAATAATTCTGCTATATTTGCATGATAACTAAGTGATTCTGATGATAACACCAAAGGCACCTTATAATGATATTAACCCATATTCATGTAATCAACTTTTCTTTTGCAAAGCTGGTTCCACTTCACTGTTTGACAGTCCCTGTGTTGCCTTTGCATGGAGCTACTTGATTCCCATCATGCTGTCCTTTAGCACACGGGGCCAGACTGGCTCAGCTTCGAAGGCCTCATTTTAGTCTGCACTGGACTCTTGCTCGTGTCCATCACTGGAAGCATCAGCAGCCTCCACTCCACTTGCCATGTTGCATACGACTCATACTGCGTGCGTTATTTTCTTGGTGAAGTCACTTAGAAATCCACACTGTCAACAGAAAAACAGTTTCCCTGACTTGAGCGAGGACACAATGAAGATCTCTGACTGCCACAAACAATAGAGACGTTGTTACTGAATGACAGATTCATTTGATAACAAAATGAGATCTTGTTGGTGCCCAACGTCACCAAGAGAGCAAACTGCTCTACATGCTTGTTTCATATCTTGTCGAGTACAGAACATTACGATCCCCAGCTTTTAggtttgcatttattttcaataattacaattttatgaCAGGTCATATTGAAACCTCATTTGGAAAACCTTTGGGGAATTtgcatgtatttatatttaggcCCTTTCTCACCACATTAACTTAACTCCAGAACTAGGAACTTTGGCAGGAAGTTCTGAAAGTAAAGTTGCTGGTAAATTTTTGGGCACTAAAAAAAGACCCTGCTGGCAGGTAGTACTTTTAAGAGGCCTAGGAACTTTTGACGCTAAAATTAAAGCTCAAGTTGAATTCCACAGGGATAAGTCCTTAGCTAATTTAAAGTAAGTtacttttaattataattaagatttttttccagtattATGTTATTTTCACCTATTGGTAAGTCCTCATCAAACAATTAACTTCCTACAAAGAAGCTTGCTATCTTTCTACTTACtgatcaaaatgtaatttattatactcatcccttatttatgttttaatttttttttaagaatgtaaaaaaaaatgaaaaagaaatcttCATAATTTACAAAAGCCTAGAGACCCCTGGTACAACATGTCAAATCAGGGACTTTTAGGGACTATTCTCATATGATGGAAATGTGTCATCGAAGTGCTACAAATCATTTTGAGTGTGGTCAGAAGTCCCTGTGGTGCAGGCGGGCTTATTAGCCGGACAACAGCTCTCATTGGCTGAAATGAAGCATGTCGCGAAAAAGAAGCCAAAGCatgtcttctgattggttgtac
The genomic region above belongs to Phyllopteryx taeniolatus isolate TA_2022b chromosome 6, UOR_Ptae_1.2, whole genome shotgun sequence and contains:
- the LOC133480006 gene encoding stathmin-like, which translates into the protein MANITDIQVKELNKRASGHAFELILRPTSPDAKVPFPQSPVKKKATSLDEIMKKLEAADERRKNHEAELLKNLAEKREHEKDVIQRAIDECCNFTKNTQEKLTQKMLAAEERHKIHEAEVLKNLKEKRERDKEVLQRAIDEGCNFSKSTQEKLTQKLLAAEERYKSHEAEVLKQLAEKREHEREVLQRVFDECCNFMKTTQEKLNQKMEAKRDNREARLAALDKKLKDKDKKIEELKKTRA